One segment of Thermococcus profundus DNA contains the following:
- a CDS encoding hydrolase, whose product MKRRGFVFTLDAMLALLLVTLFVTSIAAITSENQVYSTYLRSQSKYVAQDTLMMLRTVPLNQIVPGDVVEQWEKDGTLDLDLVDPNMNPLDIVATYWATEPIYPKKDLRHKAEVILGYILNQTLSGYNYEMLINDYTSPYLRRVGGNYSKAPDVSPATLVMSGYAYNQTPRGYMARAYLTKIGSKENTYTIRGGYVYASTPNSDYPVTVRYIVPANALPSDANVEEIEWFLEPAWVDSHYDVYLNGHWIWSGNVHNNLMVSDQSGVESALKTYFVPGQRNVFEVRVYKSGYDGGEDGAQYIRIRYTTSVPSTLKFPRRFYWEDVSASYGITAWKYFFVPGDLHSLNIQISAGNVSEDDPIQLSFLFDRSIPVDPTSCTYDHDTAIKTCYWDNSTISSTLSAHGYNYKQISSRYTTVIATVGDEDTDYSPKIHLIGEQSFIEADYSVPIVLSQYTVDITEPIALPDQGFTQSFSVSFDVPSGVIPLWVTFQFPWLYYTGSNPYQRITVDNDVISPTYIHDYESDGTGPSPFIYALARIGYTKDTYDAYYQPLKNAIAEGTNIISVSLGNGYYLEPRNGNGELTYAIQAYAGYGDVFPYFIHPGCKGYNITYYWQGDSNPHHILAGDEPYCDVTTDELLQNRTKYAVDDAIIRLFNNLGGNGTLTSPILIELPKSVNIDFASMGNIPGLFQPIQITLRVWRED is encoded by the coding sequence ATGAAGAGGAGGGGCTTTGTGTTCACACTGGATGCGATGCTTGCCCTCCTGCTGGTAACATTGTTTGTGACCAGCATAGCTGCCATAACCTCTGAGAATCAAGTTTACTCCACTTACCTCAGGTCGCAGTCGAAGTACGTTGCCCAGGATACTTTAATGATGCTGAGAACCGTCCCCCTAAACCAGATAGTTCCTGGGGATGTCGTTGAACAGTGGGAGAAGGATGGAACCCTCGATCTGGATCTCGTTGATCCCAACATGAACCCTCTAGATATAGTGGCGACGTACTGGGCGACGGAGCCCATCTACCCGAAGAAGGATCTCCGTCACAAAGCGGAGGTGATACTCGGCTATATTCTCAATCAGACTCTTTCCGGCTACAACTATGAGATGCTCATCAACGACTACACAAGTCCCTATCTGAGGAGAGTCGGCGGCAACTACTCGAAGGCCCCAGATGTTTCCCCTGCCACCCTCGTGATGAGCGGCTACGCCTATAACCAGACGCCGAGGGGCTACATGGCAAGGGCGTATCTGACGAAGATTGGGAGCAAGGAAAATACCTATACAATCAGAGGGGGATACGTATATGCCAGCACCCCCAACAGCGATTATCCCGTCACGGTTAGGTATATAGTGCCCGCCAATGCACTCCCCTCAGATGCCAACGTAGAGGAAATAGAATGGTTTTTGGAGCCAGCTTGGGTAGACTCTCATTATGATGTTTACCTAAACGGGCACTGGATATGGAGCGGGAACGTTCATAACAATCTGATGGTGAGTGATCAGTCAGGTGTTGAGAGTGCATTAAAGACGTATTTTGTTCCCGGCCAGAGAAACGTCTTCGAGGTAAGGGTGTATAAAAGCGGATACGATGGAGGAGAAGATGGCGCCCAGTATATCAGGATAAGGTACACTACTTCCGTACCGTCGACACTGAAGTTCCCCCGCAGGTTCTACTGGGAGGATGTATCCGCAAGCTACGGGATAACCGCATGGAAATACTTCTTCGTGCCTGGGGATCTCCATTCACTCAACATTCAGATTTCAGCCGGAAACGTAAGTGAGGATGATCCTATTCAGCTGAGCTTTTTGTTTGATAGGTCCATCCCGGTTGACCCTACGTCATGCACTTATGATCATGATACGGCAATAAAAACCTGCTATTGGGACAACTCCACGATATCATCAACCCTATCAGCTCATGGTTACAATTACAAGCAGATTTCCAGCAGGTATACCACCGTTATTGCGACTGTTGGAGATGAGGATACCGACTACTCCCCCAAAATCCATCTCATAGGGGAGCAGTCATTCATTGAGGCCGATTATTCAGTGCCGATAGTTCTTTCACAGTACACGGTTGATATCACCGAGCCCATTGCACTTCCAGATCAGGGATTTACCCAAAGCTTTTCGGTTTCGTTTGACGTTCCCTCTGGAGTTATTCCCCTTTGGGTTACATTCCAGTTTCCGTGGTTGTATTACACTGGATCCAATCCGTACCAAAGGATAACAGTAGACAATGACGTTATATCCCCCACTTACATTCATGATTATGAATCAGATGGGACAGGGCCCAGTCCATTCATTTACGCCCTTGCTAGGATTGGTTATACAAAGGATACCTATGATGCGTACTACCAGCCCCTCAAGAATGCGATTGCCGAAGGGACTAATATCATCAGCGTTAGCTTAGGGAATGGTTATTACTTAGAACCCAGGAACGGGAACGGTGAGCTTACTTACGCGATACAGGCCTACGCAGGCTACGGCGACGTCTTCCCCTACTTCATTCATCCAGGTTGTAAGGGGTATAACATAACCTACTACTGGCAGGGAGATTCAAATCCGCATCATATACTAGCTGGCGATGAGCCTTACTGTGATGTTACCACAGACGAGCTTCTCCAGAACAGAACCAAATACGCGGTGGATGACGCTATAATCCGCCTTTTCAACAACCTTGGGGGGAATGGTACATTGACTTCTCCCATCCTCATAGAGCTTCCGAAGAGTGTGAACATTGACTTCGCTTCAATGGGCAACATTCCCGGCCTCTTCCAGCCTATCCAAATAACACTCCGCGTATGGAGGGAGGACTGA